A region from the Salicibibacter cibarius genome encodes:
- the remB gene encoding extracellular matrix regulator RemB produces the protein MFVHIGGYTVIRSKDIVAILNYDVQEASTITQQYLASLNENEIVKIAEDYDSTKSLVVTSEKLYHSPISSTTLKRRSQNMLDDVSDDT, from the coding sequence TTGTTTGTTCACATTGGCGGATACACCGTCATTCGCTCCAAAGACATCGTTGCCATTTTAAATTACGACGTCCAGGAAGCATCGACGATTACCCAACAATATCTCGCGTCCTTAAATGAAAATGAGATCGTAAAAATTGCGGAGGATTACGACTCAACGAAATCACTCGTCGTCACCTCCGAGAAATTATATCATTCACCCATTTCCTCCACGACCCTGAAGCGACGTTCACAAAATATGCTCGATGACGTAAGCGATGATACATGA